DNA from Mycobacterium sp. SMC-8:
GGATACGGGCGCGTCAGTATTTGTGACGGGCCGTCTCCGACTGCGCACCGATGCAGGTGGTGCACAGGCGAGTCTGAGGATCAGAACGGTGGTCTCGCCGGGACGCTCACCCGTCAGGCCACGGAACTGCGATTGCAGATCGGCGAGCTCGGGTGCGAATAGCGGTGAGAGCTCGTCAAGTTCGTCGCGATGGTGGGCATAGAGGAATGCCGGGGATATCGGTTGCACCGAAAGGCCGTGCTGCGCAGCGGCGATCCACACGGACTCGGCCGCGGAGCCACCCCGGGCATAACCGGTCAGGGACAGGTCGTCGGTCATGATCAGCGCGAGTGCGGAGCTTTTCGCGATACGAACCCGGGTGTCGGCGCCGAGCACCGCTCCGGCATCCCAGGAGTGCAGCAGCGACATCACCTCAGGACGGCGCAGGATGTCGAGGGTGACCAGCTCTGCCGTGCCGAGTTCCAGGCTCCGCACATCGATTCCGGAATCTGGGAAATCGTCGCCGGGCCAGCGCAGCTCCGAGGCCATGTCGGCGTGAAGGCGCGGCGTCAGATAGCGAATGCGGTCGGTCTCGGCCAACAGCACGCCGATCCGGTCGATCACGTCCCGATCGACGAGAACCTCCAGCCGTGATCCCTCGCGTCGTGCCGCGGCGTGCAGGGCGTCCATCGCCTCCTGCGGCACCGGCGCGCCCGTTCCGTGTCTGCGGTTGGTCTCCCGCGCCGAGAGCGCCGGATACAGTGGCGCGAGATCGTCGTCGGTGCCGTCGACGAGTTCGATCACGGCGGCCAGTGGGGCACGTTCGTCGCCCTCGACGTAGGTCACCGAACCGATCATCTTGTGCGCCGCGGCAGCGACGCGGGCGTTGAACGCGGCGGCGCCGACGGCCACCGCGCTGCCGCGCAATCCGACGTCGATCGTCGACTGATATTCCGGGGCCAGTCGGATCGTGACGACGTTGTGACCGGACTCGATGTGCCAGGGCTGCACATTGCCTCCCGACGGCGCACGATTCGCCGCGACGGCCACCGCCTGCACCGGGTCCCGGATCTGTTCGTCGTCCTGCGCCGGAGGTTCCCACTCGGGTTGCGGCCCGGCGTCCATCGGGTCGGTCAGAGCGTCGAGGGCCGCTGCCGTGTCCACACGCACCCGGCCCGACGAGAGCGGCTCGCCGAGGCCGATTCTGCGCACGGCCTCGGCGACCGCCGCGGCACCCACGAGCACATCGCCGACGAGCTGAGGCCAGGTCGACAGGCTCTGGCCGACCTCCACCAGCGAGGCCGCACCCCGCGAGGACAGGTTGGCGCCGTCGATGATCCGCAGCACGTGCGGAATCTTGTCCCGGCTGTCGAGGCCGGCCAGTGCCGACGCGTCGACATCGCCGAGCAGCCCATGGAAGATCGGTCGCTCCGGTTCGAGATCGAATCTCTCGACGTCGATCAGGCCGCGGTCGCTGGTGGCCATCAACACCGGCTGCCGACGGATGCGTGCCGCTTCGCGGACAAGCGCTTTCACGTCGAGCGAGTCACACTCCTCGACCACGATGTCGATGCCGTCGAGGAATTCGGCGACGGTGTCCGCCGTCAGCCCCGAATCCATCACCCGCACAGTGATATACGGATCCACCTCGGCGATCCTGCGGGCGGCGATGATGGCCTTGTTCACGCCGATGTCGAACACCGTGGCCGGAACCCGGTTCAGATTGGACAGCTCGAGTTCATCGAAGTCAGCCAGACGAAGCTCGCCGCACAGCCCCTGCATCGCCAGCGTGTGAGCGACCGCGTGGCCCACGCTCAGGCCCACCACACCGATGCGCAACGCGGCGAGCGCCTCCTGCTCCTGTGCGGTGATCAGGTTGCGGTTGCGGTCGGAGCGCACGCGGGCGTAGGAACGCGGACCCAGCATCCCGATCACGGTGCGCCGCCACGGATAGTGCACCCACCGCCGGGGTTCGGCGGTCAGCTCCGGTTCCGGCGCCGGCAGCAGCCGGGCCAGCGTGTCGGCCTGCTGTGCGCTGCGATCGAGGAAGATGATCGCCGGGTCCTGACGCAGAGACCGCAAGGTCTCCTGGTCGGCGGTGTCGTCGGGATCGAGGACCACCGCGGTTGCGGCATCGCGCTGTCCGGCGGGTTCGGCGTCATCCGTTTGCGCACGGAAGCTCTCAAAGCTCACAGCGCATTATCGCGTGGCC
Protein-coding regions in this window:
- a CDS encoding Rv1355c family protein; this translates as MSFESFRAQTDDAEPAGQRDAATAVVLDPDDTADQETLRSLRQDPAIIFLDRSAQQADTLARLLPAPEPELTAEPRRWVHYPWRRTVIGMLGPRSYARVRSDRNRNLITAQEQEALAALRIGVVGLSVGHAVAHTLAMQGLCGELRLADFDELELSNLNRVPATVFDIGVNKAIIAARRIAEVDPYITVRVMDSGLTADTVAEFLDGIDIVVEECDSLDVKALVREAARIRRQPVLMATSDRGLIDVERFDLEPERPIFHGLLGDVDASALAGLDSRDKIPHVLRIIDGANLSSRGAASLVEVGQSLSTWPQLVGDVLVGAAAVAEAVRRIGLGEPLSSGRVRVDTAAALDALTDPMDAGPQPEWEPPAQDDEQIRDPVQAVAVAANRAPSGGNVQPWHIESGHNVVTIRLAPEYQSTIDVGLRGSAVAVGAAAFNARVAAAAHKMIGSVTYVEGDERAPLAAVIELVDGTDDDLAPLYPALSARETNRRHGTGAPVPQEAMDALHAAARREGSRLEVLVDRDVIDRIGVLLAETDRIRYLTPRLHADMASELRWPGDDFPDSGIDVRSLELGTAELVTLDILRRPEVMSLLHSWDAGAVLGADTRVRIAKSSALALIMTDDLSLTGYARGGSAAESVWIAAAQHGLSVQPISPAFLYAHHRDELDELSPLFAPELADLQSQFRGLTGERPGETTVLILRLACAPPASVRSRRRPVTNTDAPVS